One genomic region from Halococcus qingdaonensis encodes:
- a CDS encoding beta strand repeat-containing protein, translating to MTQDKPYRSVALVALVVLAAVVGGIATAGTVAAQDGDNATNDSASEEEFYNPSDGEPLNVRFRDGAANTVESIAEGVLNLNIVYGLFDGPYDVEISAPGLSDEQIEEATFDESGYDTQDLDRTDIVGMDITGLPAGNYEFTVSVADGEAEQTVPLEVTGDDGAVANESADGANETTETANESADGANASANETTTNATNETTANASANETANATTANATGETEIGTATAAGTDANTTITAVPSAPNTSANHTVSTVVGADAAGNLSELTIDYGESNASIGLVGGSITTATLGGQSVVNNTTAPTIGAQGQNLTIGFDGTVDASEGDRLNVTFGGVTNPPEAGDYTVGVAVNNGSSQNTTLTIGENATAGAATETEMGSGSAAATNGNASITADPSAAGNESTNHTASIVAGPNATGNLSELTIDYGESNASIGLVGGSISTATLGGQSIVNNTTAPTIGAQGQNLTIGFDGTISVSEGDRLNMTYGGVTNPPEAGNYTVSMTLNNGSVRNATLEITESTASATTAGGGADTAATDGGATTATGDETAAGTADETGGGQATEAGGPGFGIAVAIVALLGAALLATRRS from the coding sequence ATGACACAGGACAAGCCATATCGAAGCGTGGCTCTCGTCGCGCTGGTGGTGCTCGCCGCAGTCGTCGGCGGCATCGCCACCGCGGGGACGGTCGCCGCCCAGGACGGCGACAACGCCACCAACGACAGCGCGAGTGAGGAGGAGTTCTACAACCCATCCGACGGTGAACCGCTGAACGTCCGCTTCAGGGACGGCGCGGCGAACACCGTCGAGTCGATCGCCGAGGGCGTGCTCAATCTCAACATCGTCTACGGGCTGTTCGACGGTCCCTACGATGTCGAGATCAGCGCGCCCGGTCTCAGCGACGAGCAGATCGAGGAGGCGACCTTCGACGAGTCGGGATACGACACGCAGGACCTCGACCGAACGGATATCGTCGGGATGGATATCACCGGTCTGCCGGCCGGCAACTACGAGTTTACCGTGAGTGTCGCCGATGGTGAGGCCGAGCAGACGGTGCCCCTCGAAGTCACCGGCGACGACGGCGCAGTGGCGAACGAATCGGCCGACGGGGCGAACGAAACGACCGAGACGGCAAACGAGTCGGCCGATGGAGCGAACGCGTCGGCAAACGAAACGACGACTAACGCGACGAACGAGACGACCGCGAACGCGTCGGCGAACGAAACGGCGAACGCAACGACGGCCAATGCGACGGGCGAGACCGAGATCGGCACCGCGACGGCGGCCGGGACTGACGCCAACACCACGATCACGGCCGTCCCGAGCGCGCCGAACACCAGCGCCAACCACACGGTCTCGACGGTCGTCGGCGCGGATGCGGCGGGCAATCTGAGCGAGCTCACGATCGACTATGGCGAGAGCAACGCCTCGATCGGTCTCGTCGGCGGCAGCATCACTACTGCCACGCTCGGCGGCCAAAGCGTCGTCAACAACACGACCGCACCGACGATCGGTGCTCAGGGACAGAACCTTACCATCGGCTTCGACGGCACGGTCGACGCGAGCGAGGGCGACCGGCTGAACGTCACCTTCGGCGGCGTCACGAACCCGCCCGAGGCCGGTGACTACACGGTCGGCGTCGCGGTCAACAACGGGAGCAGCCAGAACACGACGCTCACCATCGGCGAGAACGCGACGGCTGGCGCGGCGACCGAGACCGAGATGGGGAGCGGATCGGCGGCCGCAACGAACGGCAACGCCTCGATCACGGCCGACCCCTCGGCAGCGGGCAACGAGAGCACCAACCATACGGCGTCGATCGTCGCCGGACCGAACGCGACGGGCAATCTGAGCGAGCTCACGATCGACTACGGCGAGAGTAACGCCTCGATCGGCCTCGTCGGCGGCAGCATCTCGACCGCCACGCTCGGCGGTCAGAGCATCGTCAACAACACGACCGCGCCGACGATCGGTGCCCAGGGTCAGAACCTCACCATCGGCTTCGACGGCACGATCTCCGTCAGCGAGGGCGACCGACTCAACATGACCTACGGCGGCGTCACGAACCCGCCCGAGGCGGGCAACTACACGGTCTCGATGACGCTCAACAACGGCAGCGTCCGGAACGCGACGCTCGAAATCACCGAATCGACTGCGTCCGCCACGACCGCCGGCGGCGGAGCCGACACCGCAGCGACCGACGGCGGAGCCACGACGGCGACCGGCGACGAGACCGCAGCCGGCACCGCTGATGAAACGGGCGGCGGACAGGCGACCGAGGCAGGCGGTCCGGGCTTCGGCATCGCCGTCGCGATCGTCGCGCTGCTCGGTGCGGCGCTGCTCGCAACGCGACGCAGCTGA